The genomic window GTTGCGCGCGAGCTGGCGCTGTCCACGCGTACCATGCATCGGCGCCTGCGCGAGGAGGCCACCTCGCTGCGCGAACTCAAGGAAAAGGCAAAGTTCGAGCTCGCCAAGCAGGAGCTGATGCGCGGCCGCACGCCGATCAAGCGGATCGCGGAAATTGCCGGATTCCGCAACGAGAAGAGTTTTTCGCGTGCCTTCCGTACCTGGACCGGCGCCTCCCCGCGCGAGTTTCGCGGGCGGTATCGCTGAGGGACTGTCGCCTCACTGTCACAAAATGACGGCCCCCGAGATGACCCCCGGAGGCCGTGTTTTTCGAAACCGGTTCGAATTCAGCCGTTAGTTCGAGTTGGTCTGCGCGCCCGGGCGAAGCTTGGTACGCGACCGCGTCTGCTTGGGCTGGTAGGCCAGCGCGTCATTCGAGGTCTTCGCACCACCGCTCTGCGAGCAGGTGCCGCCGATGCCGCCGGCAGCGGCCCGGCAGGCTTCCATGGTCGGATAACCGCAACCGTGAGCGGCCTGGGCACCGTTGGTAATGCAGAAATCGTCTGCACGCGCGGCGGGTGCGGTCATCATGAGAAACGCGGATGCAAACAGCGTCGCAGCGGATGCGACAAACGTCTTCGAGGTCGAGGTCATG from Bradyrhizobium zhanjiangense includes these protein-coding regions:
- a CDS encoding DUF3551 domain-containing protein yields the protein MTSTSKTFVASAATLFASAFLMMTAPAARADDFCITNGAQAAHGCGYPTMEACRAAAGGIGGTCSQSGGAKTSNDALAYQPKQTRSRTKLRPGAQTNSN